The following is a genomic window from Candidatus Cloacimonadota bacterium.
AACCACCACAAGATTGCGCGGAACCGCTGGCAGGAAAGCCAGCAGACCGAGTAAGCCGAGTATGATCAAAAGGGTCTTTTTCATCTTGAGCTCCTTGATATTATGTTATTAATAATGTTTCACATCTGTTACGCCTATGGTGAATCCCTGTATTTTGTCAAGAAAATCCTGCTGAGATCGCCAAGGCTCTGTCAGGATATAAGTTCCGGAATAATCTCCATCAGTTCATGGGGTTCATTGACCACTCGGTCGGGGTTGTGTTTGAGCAGATTGGATTTAGAATGCAGGCCCCAACTAACGCTCACGATTTTCAGCCGGTTACGCCGCGCGGCTTTGATGTCGCGGACTTCGTCGCCCAGATACACAACGCGCTCACGGTCCAGATTGTGAGCCCTGATCCGGGCTCTGATGCTGCGGTGTTTGCGCAGGATGCCACTGGTGCCTTCCACCCAGTCGAAACAGCCTATTTGATTATGCTCGAGCCATGCCAGCAGGTTTTCGGTATGGTTGGAACTGATCAGGCCAAGGGAAATTCCCTGTCCCTTAAGCTTTTCGAGCATAGGAACCACGTCGGGGCAGGGCTCCAGGTCGGGAATCATTTTGCGGTACTCGTGCAACACAACCGCGATGGCCTGGCCGAGTTTGTGGAGGGGGAATTTCACTGCCTGGCAGGCCTTGGGCAGGGGCAGGTCACGAACTTGTTCAAACAGCTCTGGGCTGATGGTGCGGTAGCCGTAGCGAGGGGCGAGTTGATTGATCAGTTCCAGGATCATGGCGATGGAATCGGCCACGGTGCCGTCAAAATCGCAAATCAGGGTCGGTTTCACCCGCATTTCTTCCTAATGTCCAGGATCATTTGGTATGCTCGGTTGCGGCTGACCTTGAAGCGTTTGGCGATATTTTCCGCGAGTTCCTTGCTGCTCTCAGGACCGGGCGCGAGTTCCGCGATGCAGCTTTTGATTTCCTCTTCCGAGGCAGGCTGCTCCGGCGCGGCGGCTTCAATAAGGACTACAAATTCACCCTTTTCCGTCATCTGATAATCGGCCAAAATGCCTTCCAGGCTGCCGCGGATGAACTCTTCGTGCAGCTTGCTGATTTCGCGGGCGAGGCAGACCCGCCTGTCCCCGCAGCGGGCAAGGATGTCTCCCAAGGTCTGCTTGAGCCTGTGCGGAGCTTCGTAAATAATGACGGTGTGGGGACTGGAAGCGACAAGATCGAGTTTGGCAGCGCGGTCTTTCTGCTTGAGGGGCAGGAAGCCCAGAAAGAGAAAACTGCCGGTATCCAGGCCGGAAGCTGTAATGGCGGGAATAAGGGCTGTGGCCCCTGGCAGGGGTATAATGTCCACTCCAGCCTCGATGGCGGCGCGGACCAACCAAAAAGCCGGGTCGGAAATCCCCGGGCTGCCGGCGTCGGAAACGACCGCGATGGACTTTCCTTCATGCAGCAGGGCGAGGATTTCCGCCAGGCGTTGTTTTTCGTTGTATTTGTGCAGGCTTAGAAGCCTGGGCGCTTTGATCTCGTAATGGGAGAGCAGGAAGCGGGTTTTGCGGGTGTCTTCGGCAGCGATCAGGTCCACGCTTTTCAAGGTGTCCAGCGCGCGGAGGGTGATGTCACCCAGGTTTCCCACTGGCACCGGGACCAGATACAGGCTGCCTGCTGGCAAATCCGCCTCTTAAACCAGTTTAAGTTCTTTGCCTACCTTGACGAAGGCGGCGACGGCCTTATCGAGGTCCTCCCGGCTGTGCGCGGCCGAGAGCTGGACGCGGATGCGGGCTTTGCCTTTCGGCACCACGGGATAGACGAAGCCGATCACGTAAATGCCTTCTTTCAGTAGCATGTCGGCCATCTTCATCGCCAGAGGCTCGTCGTAAAGCATCACGGGAACGATGGCGGTGTTGCCTTCCACGATGTCGAAGCCGGCCTTGATCATTTCTGAGCGGAAGTAGCGGGCGTTTTCCCAAACCTTGTCACGCAGTTCCGAAGATTCGGAAAGCAATTCGATCACCTTGATGCTGGCACCGACCACGGACGGTGCAACGCTGTTCGAGAACAGGTAGGGACGGCTGCGCTGGCGCAGAACTTCGATTATTTCTTTGCGGCCGGAGGTGAAACCGCCGTTGGCACCGCCCATCGCTTTACCAAGGGTGCTGGTCACGATGTCCACGCGGTGCTGAACGCCAAAATGCTCCGGGGTTCCGCGGCCTTTCTTGCCGATGTAGCCGGTGGCGTGGGAATCGTCCACCATCACTAGGGCGTCGTATTTTTCGGCCAGGTCGCAAATTTCAGGCAATTTGGCCATATCGCCGTCCATGGAGAAAACTCCGTCTGTGCAGATCAGGCGGTACTTCATGTCCTTGGCTTCGATGAGGCATTTTTCCAGTTCTTCCATGTTCGAGTGTTTGTAGCGGAAGCGCTTGGCTTTGCAAAGCCTCACGCCATCGATAATGGAAGCGTGGTTCAGTTCGTCGGAGATGATGGCGCTTTCATCGTCCAGAAGGGGTTCGAACACGCCTGCGTTGGCGTCGAAGCAGGCGACGTAGAGGATGGTATCCTCGGTGCCAAGAAACTCGGAAATTTTGCGTTCCAAGTCTTTATGGATTTGCTGCGTGCCGCAAATGAAGCGCACGGAGGCGAGGCCGTAACCCCAGTCGTTCATGATGTCCTGTGCGGCT
Proteins encoded in this region:
- a CDS encoding HAD-IA family hydrolase produces the protein MRVKPTLICDFDGTVADSIAMILELINQLAPRYGYRTISPELFEQVRDLPLPKACQAVKFPLHKLGQAIAVVLHEYRKMIPDLEPCPDVVPMLEKLKGQGISLGLISSNHTENLLAWLEHNQIGCFDWVEGTSGILRKHRSIRARIRAHNLDRERVVYLGDEVRDIKAARRNRLKIVSVSWGLHSKSNLLKHNPDRVVNEPHELMEIIPELIS
- a CDS encoding glycine C-acetyltransferase encodes the protein MFGKMKTDLQNLFEELKKQGLYKNERIITTPQGANIGVSTGESVMNFCANNYLGLGNHPEVVKAAQDIMNDWGYGLASVRFICGTQQIHKDLERKISEFLGTEDTILYVACFDANAGVFEPLLDDESAIISDELNHASIIDGVRLCKAKRFRYKHSNMEELEKCLIEAKDMKYRLICTDGVFSMDGDMAKLPEICDLAEKYDALVMVDDSHATGYIGKKGRGTPEHFGVQHRVDIVTSTLGKAMGGANGGFTSGRKEIIEVLRQRSRPYLFSNSVAPSVVGASIKVIELLSESSELRDKVWENARYFRSEMIKAGFDIVEGNTAIVPVMLYDEPLAMKMADMLLKEGIYVIGFVYPVVPKGKARIRVQLSAAHSREDLDKAVAAFVKVGKELKLV
- the rsmI gene encoding 16S rRNA (cytidine(1402)-2'-O)-methyltransferase, with the translated sequence MPAGSLYLVPVPVGNLGDITLRALDTLKSVDLIAAEDTRKTRFLLSHYEIKAPRLLSLHKYNEKQRLAEILALLHEGKSIAVVSDAGSPGISDPAFWLVRAAIEAGVDIIPLPGATALIPAITASGLDTGSFLFLGFLPLKQKDRAAKLDLVASSPHTVIIYEAPHRLKQTLGDILARCGDRRVCLAREISKLHEEFIRGSLEGILADYQMTEKGEFVVLIEAAAPEQPASEEEIKSCIAELAPGPESSKELAENIAKRFKVSRNRAYQMILDIRKKCG